A single window of Rhipicephalus microplus isolate Deutch F79 chromosome 5, USDA_Rmic, whole genome shotgun sequence DNA harbors:
- the LOC142817546 gene encoding uncharacterized protein LOC142817546 has protein sequence MASGPRQSPKNTDECSLKGTPQREPESAAPCRSHRRFSGGPFQQELCFSAGGSSETVSQVASSSSTQGLPKHDTAAAHVEFGSVSHPSSRQWSVISSFRDVRRVSPVYSSEEDHCSPHSMSRLFSQSTFGYEFDQASLSHRVSSIAEDRQRCADVGPCQRYALMMFLVAVLVACVTAVVVDMRWTALSRNHWAQLLVDPNLPVVVSPVEGNASVQRTTYPSRTTVITGESSSSAKERVVLYEGMTLGGLYDNVTVASDVQEETTALIMKVTQPPSSEENITGGMNSTVAPTQTSASLPRQPSTTKRRSTQRPAALSREEGFHSRRNVLSAPIRRPTKHKCGLAFYTYCLTFLHEAYYRHTTRSCVRTLVDDVHICNHSPNRFTSRSECEKKCVHTHVTSDACFEKTLFSWCNRQDVKSSWWVFDGQRCRPWDFPKGRCPSSDDSDIFGSLNECVDRCSSPQLLGDSDRQGKCRGPGDGVTCDSNVLRFPFFADVSPGVDGHVRCVRSSAATLLTHRCLIGSNRFSSDEACKRACVDGATLRRSLKEEDE, from the exons ATGGCGTCAGGCCCTCGTCAAAGCCCGAAGAACACTGACGAGTGCTCATTAAAAGGGACTCCACAGCGAGAACCAGAAAGCGCTGCGCCATGCAGATCGCACCGGCGGTTTTCTGGGGGCCCTTTTCAGCAGGAACTTTGCTTTTCCGCCGGCGGAAGTAGCGAGACGGTCTCGCAGGTGGCCTCATCGTCTTCAACGCAAGGCCTTCCAAAGCACGATACAGCGGCGGCGCATGTAGAATTCGGAAGCGTATCGCACCCAAGCAGCCGGCAATGGAGCGTCATCAGCAGCTTCCGTGACGTGCGCAGAGTGTCGCCGGTGTATTCGAGCGAAGAAGACCACTGCAGCCCGCACAGCATGAGCCGCCTCTTCTCGCAGTCCACGTTTGGTTACGAGTTCGACCAGGCGTCGCTGTCTCACCGCGTCAGCTCCATAGCCGAAGACCGGCAGAGGTGCGCTGATGTGGGTCCCTGCCAACGGTACGCGCTGATGATGTTCTTGGTTGCGGTGCTGGTGGCCTGCGTCACTGCGGTCGTGGTGGACATGCGATGGACCGCGCTCTCCCGCAACCATTGGGCGCAGCTCTTGGTAGACCCGAACCTTCCCGTGGTTGTATCGCCAGTCGAGGGCAACGCGTCGGTGCAGAGAACCACGTACCCATCGCGGACTACAGTGATCACAGGTGAGTCGTCATCCAGTGCTAAGGAAAGAGTGGTCCTCTACGAAGGAATGACCTTGGGCGGTCTTTACGATAATGTAACGGTTGCATCTGACGTGCAAGAAGAAACCACCGCACTGATCATGAAAGTCACGCAACCACCATCAAGCGAGGAAAATATAACAGGAGGAATGAATAGTACCGTAGCACCGACTCAAACTTCTGCGTCTCTGCCACGGCAGCCCTCGACCACGAAGCGTCGGAGCACGCAACGTCCTGCGGCATTATCACGGGAAGAAGGTTTCCATTCGAGGCGGAACGTCTTGTCGGCACCGATACGCAGACCG ACAAAGCACAAGTGCGGCCTGGCCTTCTACACGTATTGTTTGACGTTTCTGCACGAGGCCTACTACCGCCACACGACGCGCTCGTGTGTGCGCACTCTGGTGGACGACGTGCACATCTGCAATCACTCGCCGAACAGGTTCACCTCGCGCAGTGAGTGCGagaagaaatgtgtccacacccACGTGACATCAGATGCCTGCTTCGAGAAGACCCTATTCTCCTGGTGTAACAG ACAAGATGTCAAGTCCAGTTGGTGGGTTTTCGATGGTCAGCGATGTCGGCCGTGGGACTTTCCCAAGGGCCGATGCCCAAGCTCCGACGACAGCGATATCTTCGGAAGCCTGAACGAATGTGTGGATCGCTGCTCATCGCCCCAGCTTCTGGGTGATAGCGATCGCCAGGGAAAGTGTAGGGGACCCGGAGACGGAGTCACGTGTGACTCCAATGTCCTGCGGTTCCCGTTCTTTGCCGACGTGTCGCCCGGCGTTGATGGTCACGTGCGATGCGTCCGCTCGTCGGCGGCGACTCTGCTGACGCACCGCTGCCTCATCGGCTCCAACCGCTTCTCCTCTGACGAAGCCTGCAAGCGAGCGTGTGTGGACGGCGCTACGCTGCGGCGAAGTCTGAAAGAAGAGGATGAGTAA